accaAGCTTAATAGACAGCGCAACTCCAAATTTTCATCGCCTGAATGACGAACACAAATTCGACCAATAATTTATACCATAGGAGCATGCTTGTCGGTATAATTGAGCCTTCCGTTCCTTTATGCAAATAGAGTtactaatacaatattttttcaatttaccaaCACATTTACCTAAAAGAGAGTAGATAAATAAGTAGTACATGAAATTGTGTGcacaaaataatgtaaataaaacaagaaaatacaatataaaatacgaGCATGGTCAGCTTTCGCACATGTTCGCGCGTACACTATTGCTTGCCACTCACCtttatacatacgcacatacatacatgcacaccatACAAACTGCTGGCGTATATTTGCCTTTGCGGTTAGTGCCATTTATTCACACATGCTCACATTTTAGTTTtcgttttgttattgttgttcttgttagCAATAGTCTTATCTAGCGCGCCCATCTTTCCCTTGTCTCGCACACAGACAGCTCGCAACGCAACTCACTCGTCGACCCTCACGCACGCAGCCACCCATACCTTTACGTAGATACGTACGCATTACGCCGGTAATTGGAGTCCGCTTCATTTTTTacgttattttttctcattactCACCGCGGTTCTTCACTTTGTTTCGTATGCGATATTGCGATTCTTCAAGAAAATTTTCGTGTATAAAAAGGCACTGACGTTAAGTACCTGTCAGCCAGTTGTTAAATAGCATTTCCGACATTCAAGtggattaaaaaatttaaacaatcaCTCACCAAAGGATATCTGCCACATTACTCTTTAAATGTTAAAGTTGAGAGAGTTagccaataaaatttataacagTTAAATAATACATTCTTAcgaataatttcttttaaacgAAGTGTTCTtgcttttgtaataaaaaacacaGCAACAAAATGTACAAGTTTGTTATCGTTTTACTATCGGCAGTTCTATTCGCTTTTGTATTAGCGCGTCCTGCAGAGGAGCAATCTGGAGTTGCCACATCACCTGCtgttactacaacaacaacacctgcCACAATACTCAAACAAATCGATGTAACCAATCCAGATGGCAGCTATAATAGCAGGTGTGTATTTCGAAGTGAgagtattttttgcatttaaaaaaactatataaaaaacatatatttgaatagctttaaatttcaaaagaacaattgtttaaattttgtttaaatatttttttctggttATTAATGGCGTGATTCAGACTCGAAAATCCCAACTTTGGTCAATGTTTTTTGTGCTACCcctttttaaagaaaatgtttcaGTTATTATGTTTGACATTTATCTTATAAATAATTGCACTTTAAGCAATAATAAACTTGTTGCAACCAAGTcagaaaaaatgaattaagggATTGAGatggaaaagttaaaaaaacttcGTAATTTTATAGGTTACCTTCTCATTTATTTTGCTGAAGTTTTTCagtatttaatgaaactttaaaTGTAGGAATAAGGTAAAGCTCCTTAGacgtatttatatatacatggaTGTATAGCACATCGGAAATGAATTGATGTTATGAATTTGATCCTTATTTTGTGAACAtacaacatacatataaatttatttctaataacggtcggaTAAACCTCCCACGTGGTTTTTGCCTTCAAATGCCATGAAATCGGCATAAAAGTGTAGGCCTTCAAGAAGATCTCCCCTAGCtcacaattcatttttttacttacgTACTTACTTAGAAGATCGtgtaacaaaaactacaaaatttcTGAACacactataaaataaattttcttgctATACTAAATAAGtggtaaaaaatagtaaaatagtgTTTTTAGCTTTTCTCTTTGACGTCAAGTCAGTCATGTTTGTAGAAAGCGACTTCGAATTTTCAAGGATATGattaattcaaaatatactAACCAAAAATTAGTTCAGCgtagaataataattaaataaaagaggAAGTTGAATAAAATTACAACCTTGGTGCACAAAAACCATTGGGTATTGCAAATGTCCATTTCAAAATTTATCCTTCAATACTCTTGAAAATTTCGGATGATTATTTgtgataaaaaatgtgttagCGATTTTGTAATTATTGAGATTATACGAATAAGTTCCTTTACctaatttttgctataaaatctGGACTGACAATTTAGCCGGTCCAGATTGGGTCAACCGCACATCCACAATTCGCTAATTCATGCGCCAGTTCGTTACCCTGAGTAACACTGTGCACCGATATCCACATGAGTTCAAGTCTGTTCTCCTTTGCGACAAAATTTAGCTTCCATTTCCTGCATCATTTTTTAGAAGATACGAAAGTATTGTAGTGCCTTCAAGGCAGCCTGGCTACAGCTGCAAATTCTGATATTACAACTTTTAATCGAATtttgaccgagcttctcctGCAGTTTGTGCCCTGCTATTGTTCCGCAAATGGGGAACCTAAACTTTTCGGCCTCTCTTTaagataatttaaaattgaatgctTTCAAGTTTAGATCAGGTCGATATGCCGTCGACAATTGCTCACCTTTTGGGAGATTTATTGTAAGTATTTTTAATCACAAAACAACTATTAGAAGTTCTTTGACTTTAGTTTTATTACAACTTAACGATGTTTAAGGCTTAGCGTACATTTATAGATTCATATAggagtatatttttgttttcggaAAAATGGGTTTTGAAAagataataaatttgtattgcttACTATAATTTTGTATGCTTATTTTGTCCAAGTTCGAGCTTAATTTACTAGCCGCCTATCCCGCCGATGGACCCGAAATAACTTACAGTAGTTAgaccgaaaaaatttaaatccacACTAACGCTACAACTCACCAGTTTCCAAATATGTATTTAGAAGGATAATTATAAATGTTAATATAGCataaagcggccgccgtagccgaatgggttggtgcgtgattaccattcggaattcacagagaggtcgttggttcgaaagcaaaattaataaaaacatatttctaatatcggtcgcccttcggcaggcaatggcaaacctccgagtgtatttctgccatgaaaaagctcctcataaaaatatctgccgttcggagtcggcttgaaactgtaggtccctccatttgtggaacaacatcaagatgcacaccacaaatagaaggaggagctcggccaaacacctaacagaagtataagcgccaattatttattttttatagcataAAGCTCGAAAAACATCACCTTTTTGATAGTCAtggaatttgaaaattaagtaaaattaaactaaatttcgTGAGCTGGACAATTTGAAAATACCTCCTGGCAAAGTAGCACCGATTCTCTCgtttttgtaggaaatatatttcactttttgaatattttttctactaaatattttttagtttttggttttAGTCTTATCGTAATGCCTGGTTTCGAGTGTTGATagtttaaaaatcaatattttcccGCAAAACTAGGTAAAAAATCTCATATCCGTCACTAGGCTCCTTTACGTCCTTCAAGCTAGTAAAGAAAACAGTATTTATTTCCTCataatattttcacattttcaatttcataacattttcttgcgttataattatttttctattatttctctAACTTTTATCTTAGTTACGAAACCTCCAATGGCATCAAAGTCGAAAACGCTGGTTACTTGAAGAAAATACTAGTGCCAAAACAGGAATCCACCGATGGTCAGGTGATTGAGGAACACGAAGAATTGGTGTTGGTGCAGACAGGCTTGTACTCCTACTCGGACCCAGAAGGAAATATCATCACCTTGCATTACGTGGCCGATGAGAATGGGTTCCAGCCCCAAGGGGATCACTTGCCAGTACCACCAGTTTAAAATCAGAAAGTGAATTGGATGAGAGTTAATTATTTGCTCCGACACACTCAAGCAAATACAGCTCAAAAAGAGAAAGTAAAAACAATTAAGTTGTAAGCAATAAGTATTACATTTAACTAAGTTAATTAGAAGCAAAAAGGTTAATAAACCATAAGTCAAtagttatataaatttaagttaattaacaAACGACAATGCTGCCatttaatgataaataaaaaatatgaaaaataaagtttGGAATCTATGAACCTATGTATGATGttgtttaatataaatatgtctTACTGTGAAAAGCAAAGTATATGCAAGACCGGAACAGACTGGCACACATACCTATTATGTAGACCCATAGAAAAAACTATAATTCCGTTTTGACCAGTTTTGTCCACTTTTCCTTTGatttcttaatttatattaattttgtataaaaacatgATTCAAACTCCGCTttgatttttaatcatttttctcTCTGACGGAgttatgcattttctccatataaaaatgttgcacattcgttattattattaaattaatgaaaattaataagaggaaaaattgtcaaaaattatcaaaatgttGTGGTACTATGAATGGTATTCTACCAATTCAATTACTACcctctattttttgttttcaacaaatatGTGAAGGCTATAAAATAATGATCAAAATGacttaaagcaaaaatttaaaaataaataaaattaaaagtaattgcAAATCAAGGAAagcttgaaagtaaaaaaaaaattattcccgcTAATTTTTTTAACCTTCAACAACAGACTACGGTGCCTATAACCTTCAGCACTGACTCATTTCTTCTGATTCAATTTTTGGATAACTATTAAACTCGCATTACTGCAAATAATCTTATTAAATTGTCCTTGTTGTAGCTTTTCGTGCCATCTTCGTAAACTCATAAGCATAGGCGCGTTATAttattgtaaatacataaattactaataaattaaaaaaaataaccgcAATAATAAATacgcatatttacatatgtgtatgtggctTGTAGATGCTTCCCACACATATCTATTCATTCATCGAGTCAACGGCATTCCAGCGAAAAGTGCGGCACGCACTTTTCAAATTACCTTAAAATAAATCGCGtgcttgcgttttttttttttgcccttttCTTCTCTCTTTTTTGTACTCGTATTACGACCACAACCAAAAGGCCAAAGCTAGTAGAATTGTCGATGTGGGAGCAAATGTATGTTTATATCTATATTGACAATAATCGCACCACTTAGTAGATTCAATTAACAGCGTTCATaaagcatatgcaaatatgtatacatctatgtttgtgtatgtgctGCTTTAAGCATCTTGCTGTTGTGGCTTTTTCGAAGTGGGACTTTTCTGCATTTgcggtaaacatattttattatacatacttatatatatgtatatttcagtTGAATCGCCCATTTTTTGCTATTGATATGTCATCTGCCATTGGATGCATCAGTTAGTTATCGAAAAAATGGCACAAACACATTAACATTGATGCAAATAAACGTATACGATTTCGAGGTTCCCAGCGTGCTCTTGAGTATTaaattgtaattatatatattattattattgtttttttttaatttcagtacaGATGGGCCTTtccaaattttcaagttttttgatcggtacAAAGCCTATGCGGTATGTTCATACACCAAACTCGTGACCCAGTGTGGGAGGCTGAAACAAATTAGCAGTTTTTACAGATTCAACTGGAAGAATCATCTATTTATCCCGATTCTGGTGGCGCTAACATCGAAAGTCAAAGGCATATCTATACAACCCTCATGTGTCTTATTATCGTTTTCACCGCAGCTTACTTTTAGGTTTGCTACCGAAGCACAAACACTTGCCAActcccaaataaatattaaactcaAACTCATTTCAAACCCCTCTGTCACAGCGTGCTATGCTGAGttcgcatacatttttatattaaatggtGGAAAAAGTATTTGTCTAGGTGATTTcttatcttttgttattgtatCCGTATCCGTTTTTAAGTAATATGTTTTCCCCCCACCgtctattattttaaataatacgtaatatattatacagcataataatttcaattttatgaacTAATTTAGAATTGCAGCAATTTGCACTTCacgataaaaaagtaaacgaaaaaattacaaattaaacaGCATTTCCATGAAAAATGCAATGGAAACATTTGACAATTCTCTCAATCGCAAAACCTGCACACCCAGAGTTTGTCTTCTTTGGAAATGTACTATTACGTGCATAATTATAGTGATATGGAGCTGGTCAAACCTGccttaaattatttgaaatttctgagcTACTGAGCGCAAAGACGCCCTACAGTATGGAATCAAAAGCTACTCTGAGTGACCACCCTCTAAAATGAGTTCACTCGATGACCTTTTTTATACCTAGAAAAGAAATATGTTTGTGAATCCCCCTATTTGTATCGAAATAGGTTACCACATCCCTCAACAACTTAACTCCGGCTGCCTTAATTCTCGTGATCCCCCATATATCTGAAGACCGTTCTACACAACCTCGCCAGACAGTCACACCAAAAGTACTGAAAACACTTTTTAATCTTAACAACTCCTACATAATTCATTGTGTAGTGCTTTGAACTTGTCAGCCAGAATACCAATAGTTCGGGTCTGCATTATAAGTAGTATGGCCAAATGAAGCCGTATTCTATAAAAGTTTTAGTCAAACTTAGTAAGTTCGCAGTTCCACATTTGTTAAGTGCCGGTCAAAGTGGATGCGATTCTCTTCAGCCCCTGTTAGCAGCTATTTGAGCTATTTTCTCGGTAAGATCGCGTTGAAATCTAAATGAACTTGGGCTTAGACCATTACTCTTTAGCACAAAgtagaaattattgtaatattaaggTCTTAAACAAGTTTAAATCACGCCTGGCTTTCCACAACAAAAGTGAATAGTAATGTCGAAAAAATGTGCTACAATTACACTGCGTtaaaaaaacgaactttttttcggtCCAATGAACCAAGTATActtttttcggaaaggggagaaaaaataaaaatacatgtatatcggcgattttcatgtacacgtcagaattttttttttcggtgtcgtatcaaattttgttaaaaaactggatcgtgagggcgaggcgattgtaagtttgcgcaatatttttctgaaactgagcggcgcaaagattcatgcaggtatttttttacgaaggcttttagtaactttattttttttatgatgtgtataatttaaggtgttttcggtggtccgcagataaaaaaaatgggcatattaatgtcgctaaagatctATTTgcttcacaatcatttagattgtttccctggtgatttaggagcttgtagcgatgaacatggcgaaaggttccatcaggacattgcggctattgaaaagcgctttaaaggacaagacattacgcatatgctgGCGAATACTGCTGGACTATTTGTCGcaatactgacacaaatgcttacaaacgcaaaaataaaaggccttagtttctttaaaagcattaaaatttttaatgtaacaatttttaattttaatataataaaattaataaaaaaattcggggttttatatctctattgtaatgcggagtgaaatacctttcttttgatacccacatcggcatatctcatgcaatttttttttttttaatttgtgagtggcaacacctaggtgaaaagtcgagaaatgtgatacactatctatgtgcccaatttcattcaaatccgttaagctaatcctgagatcgtgtggctatacagatatgcatatgtacaagaattgctcgtttaaagttataaaatacaaaaaaaaaattgtgacctgtacatgaaaatcgccgatatacgtgtatttttattttttatcccctttcagAAAAACTATATTGGGTtgataggacagaatgtgtgtatcGCGGTGTTATCATTCAGTTGAAAGCGAAGGCATGTCTTCTATCCGTTACACACATCTGAGGAGCTTAGGTTAGTTAGCTCGGCTTATAAACATTGATCTCGCACACAGAATTGGCAACTAGTGTTTCCAAGTGAAGGGGTGGAGGCATAGTTTCCAAATATGAATTCTAGTGCGATTCCTTACGCCCCTTGATCAGCAATAATTCTCAATTAAGGAAAGAAGGCAAAACCAAATTCATTAAGTCGCTGTTTTCAGAATACTAGCCAGTGACATAAAAGTTATTCCAGTATACCCTCGACGACAATCTCAATCTGTCCtgtgcatttttcattttgcagcAGTTCCAATTTAGCCCCAGAGGTGGTGTAATACATTTTCTcgtaaagcaaataaattaatagtTTGCTTGTACTATCCAAGTCTTGAAGTTTAAAATGATAATTGGTTATTTTCTTCTTGTATGCAACTTCAAGGAATTTACCTTCTTAAATAACTTAGCGAAGTAGATTTGTAATAATAAGCGGTATAAGTTGTTATACTAAGTATTTATAGACAGATACCTTGCTTCTTATCCAGGATCCTTGAGTTCAATGGGATCATTACTTCTagaaataaaaccattttgTGAACTAGTAAGCCTTGAAAATTCATGGATAGTCGCTGAATTTGGTTAATTGGGTAGGAAAGAAGAGCCTCCTTGCTCACGCCAGACAGATAGAGCTTCCACTAATGTTCGACATTTCCGAGTTCTCCTCCGTCACGAACAACTTACTCTACTAGCTTGCATccccagtggccagtgcttgTTCTAGTCACTTCACAAGGAATAGGCTCCCCATGTAAATGCGATGGTCAGATTTTTTCTTAACAGTTTGCGGCCTTTTGTTTGCCTCTTCGATGAAGTTAGCTGTAAACTATAGTAGAGTTTTTAAGCAGTTATCGGTACGCTCGAATTACGAAAGGCATTGATAGAGGTTCACATATGGAAATACGGCTCCTCAGCAATTCATCCGCTAAGCAGTTAAATGCTATATATTTATGAACTGGCCAGTTCACTTAAAGCTAGTGAAAGCCTCTAAATGCAGTTTTATCCTTGCTTTCCACCACGAAGTATTCTCCTAGTCTTGGCTTTTCGTGTGTTTGCTTTCATTTTTTCCGTTCTGACATCACGGGTGCTGGATGGCACAATCTTTTATTCTACTATTCTTAAATTTGATTGATCTGGTTATAAGTTGCGGGACAGTCGTAGAACTTTTTCGAGCGCTTAAATCTTAAGTTTcccaataaatatataagtttcTATGGTTCCGCTGTCTTCAGTGATAgccaggctgcattgaaggccctggagaacgcgaagcaaacctcaaagattgttcaagaatgtaagaagaagcttaattccgtcgcaagacaaaacaggcttgtacttatatgggttccgggacactccggtgttcaaggaaacgaagttgccgacgaattggccaacggtggatcagcggtgcccccacaggggccagagccaataatcggaatcagtcccgcaggaatcaagaattggatcagcgattatgtaggcaatctacataaagagcgatggtccggtct
The sequence above is drawn from the Anastrepha obliqua isolate idAnaObli1 chromosome 4, idAnaObli1_1.0, whole genome shotgun sequence genome and encodes:
- the LOC129246284 gene encoding endocuticle structural glycoprotein SgAbd-4, whose protein sequence is MYKFVIVLLSAVLFAFVLARPAEEQSGVATSPAVTTTTTPATILKQIDVTNPDGSYNSSYETSNGIKVENAGYLKKILVPKQESTDGQVIEEHEELVLVQTGLYSYSDPEGNIITLHYVADENGFQPQGDHLPVPPV